Part of the Streptomyces antimycoticus genome, CTTGGCGTCGGCCGGGTCCACCGAGGCGGTTTTCGACGCCGACTGGCAGCCGGCGAGCAGGGCGACGGCGATGGCGGGCACCGTGAGGGTGCTGAGGGTGCGCAGGGAACGGACGGAGAGCAGCACAGAGGACCTCTTGCGGGAGTCGTGAGGGGCGGTGGGAGGGGAGGAGCGGGTCAGCAACGCCTCTTCGCCTCCTCGGGGTTGTTCCGGTACGGGCCGGGGGAGGCGGTGGCGGTGGGATCGAGGCGCCACAGCGCGACCGTTACGCAGTAGGCGGAGGGACCGTCGATGTAGTCGCCGGATGGGGTGCCGATGCCCTCGGCCTGCAGCACCGCGATCCGAGTGCCCGAGCGCATCAGGACGACCTGGGCGTCATGCGGTGCGCGGGGCGAGTGCCAGCCGTAGGTCATGGTGGTCGGCCGGCCGACCGTGGCCTTGCTCGACGACGGTGCGTCCATCGTCTTGGGGCGGGCACAGTGGTCCTTCAGCGTCTCCTCGAGGGAGGTGAAGACCTTCGCGGCCTCGCCGTCGCTCGCATAGGCGTTGATGGTGTGGCGCGCCTGCTCCGCCGTGCGGCCCTGGTAGTCGCGGGTGCGCTGGGCGAGGGGGCGCGGACCGTCGAGGCGGCAGCTGGGGGAGAGGTCGAGCAGCGGTGCCCGGCCATCGTCGGCGGAGCCGATGGTGGCGTCGACCGTCTTCCAGCGCATCATCGCGTCGAACGGCAGCGCCGAGGGCCGTAGGAGGGCGCCTGTGGGGATCTGCGCCCCGGGGACACGGTCCGTTTGCGGGGAGGGTGGGGCCGCCGGGAGCGTACGGGAGGAGTCGTCGCCCGGCAGCAGCCGCCAGGAGCCCGCGGTCACGGCGGCCACCGCGAGGACGGCCGCGGCGGTGATCGCCGTGCGCTGCCGTGCGCGGCGCCGACGGCCCCGCGCCCGCACGGCTTCCGGGCCCGCCAGGCGTATGGAAGGCTCGACGCCTCGGGCGATATCGCGCAGACGCTCGTCCAGATCAGCCATGGGAGGGCACCCCCTTCGGGTGGCAGGTGGGCGGATGGGGCGCCGGTGCCTTGGCGTCAGCGTCAGCGTCAGCGTTGGCGAAGGAGCCGGTGTCGGCATCAGCGTCGGCGAGATGGGAGCCGAGTGCCTTGCGGGCACGGCTCAGCCGGGTGCGCACGGCGCCGGAGGAGACGCCCGTCTCCCGGGCCACCTGCTCAATGGGCAGATCGAGAAGGTGGTGCAGGACCACGGCCGTACGCTGCTCGGGCTTCAGCCCGCGCAGGGCATGGATCAGCGCTACCCGGTCCGGGGCGAGGTCGGGCAGATCGGGGGGCGGGCCATGGCGGAAGTGGGCCCGCATGCGGTTACGGGCGCGGCGCCAGGAGCTGACGGCGAGGCGCAGGGCGACGGTGCGGACCCAGGGGGTGGGATCGCCCCCGGCGGTCAGCCGGTCCCAGCGCTGCCACGCCCGGGCATACGCCTCCTGCACCGCGTCCTCGGCCTCGGCGAGATCGCCCGTCGCCGCATAGACCGCGGCCACGAGCCGCTTCGCCGTAGCCGTATAGAACTGGTCGAAATCGGATGGTGTTGATGAAGATGATGGTTCTGACATGAATCCCCCGCGCCCCCACGTGCTCCCCGCTTCTATGTAGGAACACGTCCGAAAGGGGCGGGAGGTTACAGACGACTTTCGGGTCCGCCGGGTCCGTAGGGGACGGGGGAGGTGTGGGGCGTCGCCGAGTTCGCGGGCGGCTGCGGGGTGCGCGGCTGCTGCGGGCCCTGCGGCGGAGGGGCGCCCCACGGCGCGTAGGTCGGCTGGGCCCCGTATTGCGGCTGGGCCGCGTAGCCGTACCCGTAACCGGACCCGGGCCCGCCGTAGCCGTAGCCCTGACCGGTTCCGTAGTCATACGCGTACCCGCCGCCGTACGGCCCCGCGGGCCAGAACGGTGCGGGCATCGTGCCCGGGGCCGGCCGGGGCGCCTGGCGGGGCCGGGGGAGCGGCACGGACAGCGCCGCGTGGGCCAGGGCGGGCTGGGCGGTCTCCCGCCGCTCCCACAGACGGTCCAGCAGCTCCTTCTCGTGGGTGGTGAAGTCCGGGCCGGCCGTGCCGCGGTACGCGCGGCGGCGGAGGAAGGCGAGTGAGGTCGCGAAGGCGGTGTACTCGCCGACCGTACGGGCCGCCGCCGCGCCATGGGTGCGGCGGGCGAGGTCGCGGGCGATACCGCGGGCGCGCATCGAGGACAGGGCGAGGGGCTCGGGCGGGGTCAGCCAGCCGGCGGCCTGGTAGGCGGCGAGCTGCTCTCGTATGGTGCGCAGTTCCTTGGTGCGGGACCAGAGCGTCAGCCAGGTCAGCAGCCCGAACATGGGGACCATGAACAGGGCGTAGACGATGAGGAAGCCGTAGCCGCCGAGGGTCGCCGAACCGTTCCAGACGCCGTGCAGGACCATCGCGGTCAGCAGCATCGCGATCGGTATGAGGACGCGGCGGACGCGCTGGTGCCGCGCCGCCGCGGCGGCTATGCCGAAGCCCACCCCCGTCATCGCGGTGAAGAGGGGGTGCGCGAAGGGGGACATCACGGCGCGGATGAAGAAGGTCGCGGCCGTGGTCGACCGGATGCCGGAGTAGCCGAGCGTCTGGTCGCTGACGAAGGCCGAGCCGAGATAGAGGATGTTCTCGGTGAAGGCGAAACCAGTGGCGGTGATTCCGGCGACGACGACCCCGTCGACCAGCCCGTTGAAGTCGCGGCGGCGGAAGAGGAAGAGCAGCAGGACGGCGGCCGCCTTGGCGCTCTCCTCCACGAACGGCGCGATGAAGGTGGCGCCCCAGGTGTCGGCGTCGGCCTGGCCGGTCGGAGACGAGGAGTCCACGGTGGTCATGAGCCACTCGGTGGCGAAGCCGTTGGCGATCAGCGCGA contains:
- a CDS encoding SigE family RNA polymerase sigma factor — translated: MSEPSSSSTPSDFDQFYTATAKRLVAAVYAATGDLAEAEDAVQEAYARAWQRWDRLTAGGDPTPWVRTVALRLAVSSWRRARNRMRAHFRHGPPPDLPDLAPDRVALIHALRGLKPEQRTAVVLHHLLDLPIEQVARETGVSSGAVRTRLSRARKALGSHLADADADTGSFANADADADAKAPAPHPPTCHPKGVPSHG
- a CDS encoding PrsW family intramembrane metalloprotease: MNAAPQGGPYEAAHSGPYEAAHSTPHGGTPQDAAPQDAAPHGTPYGAPYGDQHPWFGTGAAPAGWPHPPRQGRWGPGGRLARVWHNKALRATALTGLLSLSGLIILALVREQTGTKGFLVGLGLAVLPVPLIIAVFRWLDRVDPKPWRNLAFAFAWGACAATLVALIANGFATEWLMTTVDSSSPTGQADADTWGATFIAPFVEESAKAAAVLLLFLFRRRDFNGLVDGVVVAGITATGFAFTENILYLGSAFVSDQTLGYSGIRSTTAATFFIRAVMSPFAHPLFTAMTGVGFGIAAAAARHQRVRRVLIPIAMLLTAMVLHGVWNGSATLGGYGFLIVYALFMVPMFGLLTWLTLWSRTKELRTIREQLAAYQAAGWLTPPEPLALSSMRARGIARDLARRTHGAAAARTVGEYTAFATSLAFLRRRAYRGTAGPDFTTHEKELLDRLWERRETAQPALAHAALSVPLPRPRQAPRPAPGTMPAPFWPAGPYGGGYAYDYGTGQGYGYGGPGSGYGYGYAAQPQYGAQPTYAPWGAPPPQGPQQPRTPQPPANSATPHTSPVPYGPGGPESRL